One Cygnus atratus isolate AKBS03 ecotype Queensland, Australia chromosome 6, CAtr_DNAZoo_HiC_assembly, whole genome shotgun sequence DNA segment encodes these proteins:
- the SGO2 gene encoding shugoshin 2, whose translation MLQCIYDNFLADNSSVFKVSLKQNNKALALALSVERESSRKLKKEKLFLQKEVEKLQLHNTLLHRKLSCLNKTLVEIEAFLNDNLLAAIEISSLPENLQSFLTLTDGPSNCTDDQLKSTSQSARSVELPVKLPLLTASTGKQRGSPSVYEITNSSKSTTTLSKEMHSDQVKFALSLPSDKNNQKINEIDKVETNNDKNIVLEENHLHGELNCNSAFLTHINNTQSLRQSEEVIKQNNDISLPFCGNVPERRNRAALYRSKPQPNIKDFDKKCISDMHHHGSSSKTNYMNLQESSSDLSHIIPSPLEFNSEGKIEFKSMLLIDKAKPEETVYDADMDLTASDAGELLTVTSKDKDKLHQNKNNNANSDKILGNFRRVKYSKSDKEKIKSKTEVSSDLYAEERHARADKSKVSKTTESQTQLFQSQTEQQPTKKSLQKQSLPNTNDYYEVQNCPSKTGDTRRTCLVKLAHPRKQEEKNKETFSETSEELESKIKADSGSSNSKIPPQVYCAESLLFQDNTSNVLPLQQEFLSENEKHIRPQINRKPLQNPSKIITAKCCGVENGQYGEYGSKKSQIERCQDDSKKKQDQKNIIKSKCNKKSSNRQRENNSVHKITEKAHRNSSNFSPGRLKHTLAKASCKAYIMPTKDLTQFSLCKSEELKNKDALCTQAAHGNKITETQQSQVALITQNGVAMNIPQAKASTQVDDNVNALKGVDSSSVTCKTPNTSNSPDNQVKNKGSFTSDITETRPEKNYFRRIDQEQLNILDDREVPHKIDSFMSRLKPTVEKSEYLNFIPVDFSKNMSLNTGSLFQEDLSNLELQALDNPKFHSSINLSMLRNSEILGKNNQDKALDVGKAEQKLDHISKETFEKILTPGHGRTAFQDLTNTSICPHTSLPTCPKVLEENSAAPVRRGGPTICYKEPGLRCKLRRGDQFTDTQLLHSPAYKVKNRRSFKSKSKII comes from the exons ATGTTACAATGTATATACGACAACTTTTTGGCCG aTAACTCATCAGTGTTTAaagtatctttaaaacaaaataataaagcattAGCTCTGGCTTTGAGTGTGGAGAGAGAAAGTTCTCGGAAGTTGAAGAAGgagaagctttttcttcagaaggaaGTAGAAAAGCTGCAGCTTCATAATACCTTGCTTCATCGGAAACTAAGCTGTTTG AATAAAACTCTTGTAGAAATAGAAGCATTTTTGAATGATAACCTTTTAGCTGCAATAGAAATAAGCAGTCTTCCTGAG aatctTCAGAGTTTTCTTACTCTGACAGATGGTCCAAGTAACTGTACTGATGATCAGTTGAAGAGTACGTCTCAGTCAGCTAG ATCTGTAGAATTGCCAGTGAAACTTCCTTTACTCACAGCTTCTACTGGAAAACAGCGGGGTAGCCCTTCTGTGTATGAAATAACAAATTCTTCTAAAAGTACCACTACTTTGTCAAAGGAAATGCATTCAGATCAGGTCAAGTTTGCATTATCATTGCCTTCTGATAAGAATAAtcaaaagataaatgaaatagACAAGGTGGAaacaaacaatgacaaaaatatagTTTTAGAAG AAAATCATTTACACGGAGAACTAAACTGCAATAGTGCATTCCTGACTCATATCAATAATACTCAATCTCTAAGACAGTCCGAGGaggttataaaacaaaataatgatatTTCATTGCCGTTCTGTGGAAATGTGCCTGAAAGAAGGAACCGTGCAGCACTTTATAGGTCAAAACCTCAACCTAATATAAAAGATTTTGATAAAAAATGTATCTCAGATATGCATCATCATGgtagcagcagcaaaaccaatTACATGAATTTGCAGGAAAGCTCAAGTGACTTGTCTCACATTATTCCTTCACCTCTTGAATTTAACAGTGAAGGTAAGATAGAGTTTAAGTCAATGCTGCTTATTGACAAGGCTAAACCTGAGGAAACTGTATATGATGCTGATATGGACTTGACTGCCAGTGATGCAGGTGAGCTGCTCACAGTTACATCAAAAGACAAAGATAaattacatcaaaataaaaacaataatgccaattctgataaaatattgggaaatttcagaagagtaaaatattctaaaagtgataaagagaaaattaaaagcaagacTGAAGTCAGTTCAGATTTGTATGCAGAAGAAAGGCACGCCAGGGCTGACAAGAGCAAAGTTTCAAAAACTACTGAGTCACAAACTCAGCTATTCCAAAGTCAGACAGAACAGCAACCTACGAAGAAATCTTTACAGAAGCAGAGTTTGCCAAATACTAATGACTATTATGAAGTACAAAATTGTCCAAGTAAAACTGGAGATACTAGAAGGACATGCCTTGTTAAACTAGCGCAtccaagaaaacaagaagagaaaaataaagaaactttctcagaaacatctgaagaattggaaagcaaaataaaagcagactCAGGTTCATCTAATAGCAAGATTCCACCTCAAGTTTATTGTGCTGAAAGTTTACTGTTTCAGGATAACACCTCTAATGTATTACCTTTGCAGCAGGAATTTCTaagtgaaaatgagaagcaTATCAGACCACAAATAAACAGGAAACCCCTTCAAAACCCTTCTAAAATAATCACAGCAAAATGCTGTGGAGTGGAAAATGGGCAGTATGGAGAATATGGTTCAAAAAAGTCTCAAATAGAGAGGTGCCAAGatgacagcaagaaaaaacaagaccAGAAGAATATTATAAAGAGTAAATGCAACAAAAAGAGTAGTAacagacaaagagaaaataatagtGTTCATAAAATTACTGAGAAAGCACACCGAAACAGTAGTAATTTTTCACCAGGCAGATTAAAACATACGTTGGCAAAGGCTAGCTGTAAAGCATATATAATGCCAACAAAAGATCTTACACAGTTCTCACTTTGCAAAagtgaagaattaaaaaataaggatgCATTGTGCACACAGGCTGctcatggaaataaaataactgaaactCAGCAATCTCAGGTAGCTTTAATTACTCAGAATGGTGTAGCCATGAATATACCACAGGCTAAAGCCTCTACACAAGTTGATGACAATGTTAATGCATTAAAGGGGGTAGATTCCTCATCAGTGACATGCAAAACCCCTAACACTAGTAATTCTCCTGATAATCAAGTAAAGAACAAAGGGAGCTTTACTTCTGATATTACGGAGACcagaccagaaaaaaattatttcaggcGTATTGATCAGGAACAGCTGAACATTTTGGATGACCGCGAAGTCCCTCATAAAATAGATTCCTTTATGAGCAGATTAAAGCCTACAgttgaaaaatcagaatatttaaatttcatacCTGTAGATTTTTCTAAGAATATGTCATTAAATACAGGAAGCCTATTCCAGGAAGATCTTTCCAATTTGGAGCTCCAAGCTCTTGATAACCCTAAATTCCATTCTTCCATCAACCTCTCTATGCTGAGAAACTCtgaaattttggggaaaaataatcaagatAAAGCACTGGATGTtgggaaagcagagcaaaagTTGGATCATATTTCTAAAGAGACTTTTGAAAAGATTCTGACACCTGGTCATG GGAGAACAGCTTTTCAAGATCTGACAAATACTAGTATATGTCCTCATACTTCTTTACCTACATGCCCTaaagttttagaagaaaattcagcAGCACCAGTTAGACGAGGAGGACCCACTATTTGCTACAAAGAACCTGGTCTAAGATG CAAATTAAGGCGTGGGGATCAGTTTACAGATACACAACTTCTGCATTCCCCAGcttataaagtaaaaaatagaagaagttttaaaagtaaatcaaaaattatttga